One Meleagris gallopavo isolate NT-WF06-2002-E0010 breed Aviagen turkey brand Nicholas breeding stock chromosome 11, Turkey_5.1, whole genome shotgun sequence genomic region harbors:
- the LOC100549326 gene encoding transmembrane 4 L6 family member 1-like isoform X5: protein MCFGRCARCIGCKLLILALLSIAANILLYFPNGETRFASEHHLSKYVECLHGILGGGLLVLIPAAVFIGLHNDDCCGCFGHKNCGKSCAMLSSVLAACVGILGSGYCIIISALGLSQGPYCFTRVERNWIYPFTESSGGYLLDYNEWSKCQEPQNIVQWNVTLFSILLVVGGIEFILCSIQIVNGILGGVCRLCCGSDETLSC, encoded by the exons ATGTGTTTTGGAAGGTGTGCCAGGTGTATTGGTTGTAAGTTGCTCATCCTTGCCCTGCTCAGCATTGCTGCCaacattttactttattttcccAATGGAGAAACAAGATTTGCTTCTGAGCATCATCTCAGCAAGTATGTGGAATGCCTTCATGGCATTCTAGGTGGAGGCCTTTTG GTGCTCATTCCAGCTGCAGTGTTCATTGGACTTCACAATGATGACTGCTGTGGGTGCTTTGGCCATAAGAACTGCGGGAAAAGCTGTGCG ATGCTGTCCTCAGTTCTGGCAGCCTGTGTTGGGATCCTTGGCTCTGGGTACTGTATAATCATTTCAGCACTGGGCTTGTCTCAGGGACCATATTGTTTTACTCGTGTAGAAAGAAACTGGATCTATCCTTTCACTGAATCCTCTGGAGG GTACTTGTTGGATTATAATGAGTGGTCTAAATGTCAAGAACCTCAAAACATTGTGCAGTGGAATGTCACTCTCTTTTCCATTCTCTTGGTCGTGGGAGGAATAGAGTTCATCCTGTGCTCCATACAGATAGTCAATGGTATTCTTGGAGGAGTGTGTAGACTGTGCTGCGGCAGTGATGAG ACACTTTCTTgctag